A part of Deltaproteobacteria bacterium genomic DNA contains:
- a CDS encoding F420-nonreducing hydrogenase — translation MADKIKFAFLLAGGCAGCEMALVDLSENLLDALEHIEVVFWAPTVADVKYKDLEAMADKSIDLAFVDGMVRLSEHEHMVRVLRAKSKILVAFGACASLGGIPGMANIHTNDELFKQAYKDTFSTENPDGVYPQPQYFLDGKYDLTLPAFQDKVRTIQDLVEVDYYVGGCPPHHSFVAKAVEAIVTGNLPPKGSWLTSGKAVCDVCKRNPANEELERLPVETVKRTVDGMPEEKGCLLQHGFVCLGPITQGDCGASCLNVNMPCRGCGGPIPGIKDYGARAVSAIGSILGSEAATDSLLEKFPVLSKLVYRYSLPASRLKSNVR, via the coding sequence ATGGCTGACAAGATCAAGTTTGCGTTTTTGCTGGCCGGTGGGTGCGCCGGGTGCGAGATGGCCCTGGTGGATCTGTCCGAGAATCTGCTTGACGCCCTGGAGCACATCGAGGTCGTCTTTTGGGCCCCGACCGTGGCCGACGTAAAGTACAAGGACCTCGAGGCCATGGCCGACAAGTCTATCGACCTGGCCTTTGTGGACGGCATGGTTCGTCTGAGCGAGCACGAGCACATGGTTCGCGTTCTTCGGGCTAAATCCAAGATTCTCGTGGCCTTCGGGGCCTGCGCCTCCCTGGGCGGCATCCCGGGCATGGCCAACATCCACACCAACGACGAACTCTTCAAGCAGGCCTACAAGGACACCTTTTCCACCGAGAATCCCGACGGTGTCTATCCACAGCCCCAGTATTTCCTGGACGGCAAGTACGATCTGACCCTGCCGGCCTTCCAGGACAAGGTCCGGACCATCCAGGATCTGGTCGAGGTGGACTACTACGTGGGCGGGTGTCCGCCGCACCACAGTTTCGTGGCCAAGGCCGTTGAGGCCATCGTCACCGGCAACCTGCCGCCCAAGGGGTCTTGGCTGACCAGCGGCAAAGCCGTGTGCGACGTGTGCAAGCGCAATCCGGCCAACGAGGAGTTGGAGCGCCTCCCGGTGGAGACCGTCAAGCGGACGGTTGACGGCATGCCCGAGGAAAAGGGCTGCTTGCTTCAGCACGGCTTCGTCTGCCTGGGGCCGATCACTCAGGGAGATTGCGGAGCCTCGTGTCTGAATGTGAACATGCCCTGCCGCGGATGTGGTGGCCCGATTCCGGGAATCAAGGACTACGGGGCCCGGGCCGTTAGCGCCATCGGCTCCATTCTCGGCAGCGAAGCGGCCACCGACTCGCTGCTGGAGAAATTCCCGGTCCTCTCCAAGCTGGTCTACCGCTATTCGCTTCCGGCCAGTCGTCTGAAGAGCAATGTCCGATAG
- a CDS encoding hydrogenase iron-sulfur subunit, with protein sequence MDFSPNIVGFACQWCTYAGADLAGNLRCKYPPTIKLIRVPCSGRVEPEYVLEALSRGADGVFVGGCHFGDCHYKEGNYKTDRRMKMIKKIVQEFGYEPERFRWEWISGAEGKKFAEVMTEYTEELRKLGPNPVKEGGK encoded by the coding sequence ATGGATTTCAGCCCAAACATCGTCGGTTTCGCCTGTCAGTGGTGCACCTATGCGGGAGCCGACCTGGCCGGGAACCTTCGCTGCAAGTATCCGCCGACCATCAAGCTCATCCGCGTGCCTTGTTCCGGCCGGGTCGAGCCCGAATATGTCCTGGAGGCCCTGTCCCGGGGCGCGGACGGCGTCTTTGTCGGTGGCTGTCATTTCGGTGACTGCCATTACAAGGAAGGCAACTACAAGACCGACCGGCGGATGAAGATGATCAAGAAGATCGTCCAGGAATTCGGCTACGAGCCGGAGAGGTTTCGCTGGGAATGGATCTCCGGGGCCGAGGGCAAGAAATTCGCCGAGGTCATGACCGAATACACGGAAGAGCTCCGCAAGCTGGGGCCCAATCCGGTCAAGGAGGGGGGCAAGTGA